AAGTACATCATTTTTATAAGCCAAAAAGACCCAAATATTAAGttgattttagtttttactCCTATATCATATCAATCTTTCACAAGAGTAGAGACCTTATTTCATGTATGGACATATGTTTTGAAACAGAAGAGTGTTTAAGTTCAGTTCCAAATAAGCCAATACTTAGCCCAGCTTCTACATGTAGGTTCACCACCATATATGAAGAAGCAAGCGTAATATCCATCTACTATGATAATTCTTCAtaattacattattattattattatttttaagagCCACTGCACATGGGATTTAAAGCCACTAAAGAAAATACTTCTTGGCTTATGAGAAAATCACTTATCAGATTAACATACTAGTGACTGCAAAATCATAAATAGTTCATTAAGACAAAATGATAACTTAAGAACAGAAGGCCATTGGTCCCAGTGGCATCTCCACATGGTCCACACCATTGAGGAAAATGGAGTTAAACGATGGCGAAGGTAAGCAATGATGAACAGTATGCAATATGGTACCACTTGTATTATATCTGGAACTACTCCCTCATGATCAATAATTACAATCATCAAACATCTACTGATCAAAGCATGAGATAATCACCTACCTTTGTCAAGCACTTTGCAAAGTATATGGGATGAATCAAGGTAGACGCATCAGGTATCTCCCAGTCCAGAAGATCAAAAGCTTCAGATTCTACAACCTACACGTGACCATGAACTATAtcttaaatttgaaatttagaaaattcaagcaacaaattttaagaaataaaatgttaTTCTTAACAAGAAATCATGCACAAAAATGTTTCTAGCCATTATTTATACTATAAATCAAGCAACTTTGTATTTGAATACCCAAGAGAAGTTCTGTGACATCAAAAAAGAAGACTAAGGTTAACGGGGACAAGTTAGCCATCCAACTGTaataaaatttactgtttGGCAGATTTAGGTTGGCTGGCTAACAATGCCCAGTAATTCATGTAGAAcaatttcatagacaaagatgTTTGGTGTTACTTTTAAGTTTAATTTTCATTGTTAAAAGGGATTCCCTTGTTAATAATTATGGTCCAAGGCCAATCAGGTGAAACATAGTGACATTCAAAGTTTGTATTACCTTTACAATTTCTTCCCCCATAGGTTGTTACCATCTCCATATTCTCTTCACCGAATGAAGCAAACAAAAAATTCTACTAGTCTTTTCTGCACCCAACCCCTTTATCTTACAATCTTACCTCTTCGACTGGCACCTCTATCCAATCCAAATAAAAGGGACATCGTCATATATCTTCTGAAAAGCACTAAGTATCTTTGCTAACCTCTagataatcatcatcaaaaggGACGTTGTCATATATCTTCTGAATAGCACTAAGTATCTTTGCTAACCTCTagataatcatcatcaaaaggGATAACGTCACTGTAGTGGTCATCGAGAATGCTGAATCCTCCTGTTCTTCCATTGTTGTTTGCAGGGATATCCATTCCAAATAAAGCATTCTGAACCCAACACACTCATTTTAGAAATCTCCAAATATCCAACATCATAAATATAATACTGTAATTATAGATGATAATTATATCTACAATCTGAACCCCAATAAGTCTACTTTTTAggctaatatatatgtttacatAGAATTTTCCTGAACTCCTATAAAATCGACTTTATGCTATTTAGCTATAGCAGTCAATATAAATAATTGCTTTATATCCATGCAAAATTATGGTAGTTGAATCTTTCAACCAAACCTAATAAGCTACAAACACAATGCAAAAAAATCATGTTTGAATGTCTAAAACTAGCACACACAACACACAGAGTGCTGATATTTAGTGATATCAGACCTAGAACAGGCACCAAATTTTACTACATTAGTTAAAAGCTTTTTCCGTTTCCACCACACTCGAAAAGTGGAGAGTAATTGCCCTACTTAAGAGTTTAAAAAATTCTAAGAGAATTAGCCCTAAAGGTTTTCCCATTTATGGGAGAAAGACatatcaaagaaagaaaatactCAGTTGCTCACCACAGGGTTACTTGCAGTAGGATCTTCTAATATGTTTACATCATCAAACACTTCAAAATATAAATCTACAAAAGCAATAAGAATAGTAAGATGGAATGGAATTAAAATCAAGAGTCTACTGATagaatatataaagttatgCACTTCAAGATGCGGATTCACAAGACCTCCATAATCGTCGATAACATATTGAAACTCAGCCCAAGAAATTTGTTCATGTGGTTCGGAGTGTATCTTCCCAGGAAAAACCAGCAAAGCACTGTCGTTAGCCTAAGGCAGAACGAAAACGTTTAACCATGGATGGTAATGACACCAAGTACATTGGTAGTTGACACTACACATTTTGTCCAGCACATACATATAATACATATCATCATCAATTGGCCAACTAACTGAGATTTTGGAatttaaactttaaatagTGAACAGCCTTTTTTCTAGAAAACAGAGACCTCAACTGTTGTTCTTGCTATTTCAGCAGAGGTGAGTTTAGTGTCTCGGACCATCTTGCACACTTTCAATTCCTCAAGAGGATGATAACCTTGGTTAGTCATATAATTAGAGGATTCAGGAACAGAATCAGAAAAATCTGCAGCAACAGAAACTTTGGAAATGCAAAGACCATGTCCAATAGACAGCCAGTGAAATTGTGTTGGTCCAGCTAACGGATTCCTGCACTTCAAACTGTAATAGAAACTTAGATTTCTTATTGACCAATCAACTGGAGGCTAAACTTTGTTTACCAAAGAATAAGAGGTTTACGATAATGACATACAGAATAAAATTGAATGGAAGTGAAGAGAATATACCTATGATCACAGACACTCTTTCACTTACTCAaaattctttcatttttaaaCTACATCTAAAAATCCATTTCTAAAACTTCATACCCAAATGCAGGGTAAATTTTTAGAAGATTATGACTAGGAATGATGTTCATTCACTCAATATGAATTTAATGTGCACATAAAGTTCTAAGGAGATATAACTCATGTCCACTCAAGTACCCTTAACTTCATCCATGCAATATGCATTCCTGAATTTCTCAGGCTATCAGAAACATGTTATACTCGGTAACGACTACCCATATTACATGTTCTGAGGAAATTCAAAGGATGTACTTAAGAAAAAATCATCATAAACTTAGCTTTACCTTACACCCAGAAAATCAGGGGGTCTTCGACCATCAGAACCAGGTTTCATCCAACTGTTCGAGATCCCATGTTTTCTCGAAGAACAAACTCCTTCCATATGGCATGATTGGCAATGCGAAGAACCTGAAATACACGAATTACGGCAGTTTCAAATCCCAGCACTGAAAACTCAAAGCTGATACAAACAAGAAACCTCTTGTGAAAATGattcattattaaattaaGTATCCAACATGAAATTTCTATCAAGTTCACAGAACCAGACATGATCAGAGGAGAATAGCATGAAATGTCTCATCAATATCTGAATGATCTATTTTCTTTGGTTTTGCTCAgttaattttaaatttgttaaaaaagCTAAACGTCATCTCATATTCCTATAAACACTTCAAGCCCAGCAATCAATCATTCTCTGCATGTGGTATATCTTCAACAACTACAACTTCCCAAATGGAAGCAAACAAGTACACAAGTATCAAAGCTAAGAACTTTGGAAGCAAAAGGCGAAAACTTCAAATGGGTTTGGTCAAAGGCATGCAAATCGAAAATGGGTATTTCAGGATTGGTGGATTCAGTGATTGGAGTAAGACATGATCCGACATATATTGACAAAAAACAAcccaaaaaaacaagaaacataAATGGAAAATAGtagtgttgatgatgattaccCAAGGGAAGAGAAGAAGCAGCTGCAATAgccatgagagagagagagagagagagagagagagagagagaggagctcAGAGATGCAGTGGAAGAGGAGAGTGGTGTGTCGTATGATTTAGCAGTTAATGGTGGCTGAAGAGAGAAGAGTGATGTCCAATTGTCGTATGCTCTGTGttttggatggtttatacCTTTATATGCCTTTGACATCTTCCACTTAAAAGCTTCTCTCTTGTTTTTgtctcttttttgttttcggATTGAACCCAAACAAAAGGCCAAGTTGAGAGCCACCATCCATACGCGACCCACTCCGCCACTCTGTGTCTCTCTCATCGCAACTGCAGCTGCTGCTTCTCTTCCCATGGGTAATCTCCATCAACCCTCCTCCTCTTTTCCATTTATGtttcttgttttattttttcctacaatatatataggatCATGCCTTGCTCCACCAATCCTGAAATACCCATTTTTGATCATGATTCAAGGCCTTTGACGAAACCCATTTCAGTTTTTCGTCTTTTGCTTCGAAAGTTCTTAGCTTGATGCTTGAATTCTTGTCTGATTGTCTTCTTCTTGGGAAGTTATAGTTGGTTGAAGAAGTACCATATCCTAAAAATGATTGATTACTGACCTTGGATTCTTTTATGTATCTAAAGGAATATGAGATTACTGATCAATGTAAGACGTTTCATGCTATTCTCATGTAATCATGTTTGGTTCTCTTAATTTGATATGAATGTCATGTTGGATACTCAATGTACTAGTGAATTATTTTCATTACAGGCATTAGCTTCGACTTTTAATAGGTTCTGTTCTTGTGAGAGTCTTGCGTAGTTTTTATCATTGTGGCATGATGGTTAGCAGTCCCAAATACTTTGATAATTTCTTATTTGATGGATTCTTCCTAATATTGGAATGAAAGTGAACTCTGTGCT
This is a stretch of genomic DNA from Argentina anserina chromosome 4, drPotAnse1.1, whole genome shotgun sequence. It encodes these proteins:
- the LOC126789971 gene encoding uncharacterized protein At3g49140 — its product is MRETQSGGVGRVWMVALNLAFCLGSIRKQKRDKNKREAFKWKMSKAYKGINHPKHRAYDNWTSLFSLQPPLTAKSYDTPLSSSTASLSSSLSLSLSLSLSLMAIAAASSLPLGSSHCQSCHMEGVCSSRKHGISNSWMKPGSDGRRPPDFLGVSLKCRNPLAGPTQFHWLSIGHGLCISKVSVAADFSDSVPESSNYMTNQGYHPLEELKVCKMVRDTKLTSAEIARTTVEANDSALLVFPGKIHSEPHEQISWAEFQYVIDDYGDLYFEVFDDVNILEDPTASNPVNALFGMDIPANNNGRTGGFSILDDHYSDVIPFDDDYLEVVESEAFDLLDWEIPDASTLIHPIYFAKCLTKAINVRHDKKMDYPSNGVSILGCLVPAFADEEFYVRRLFHHEDSDDHNSEEKDGKGVSISSKSDQSKTCSTLYRLEIMRIEMFSVYGIQSTIGLQDFQDAEPDFLISSISDIVERFNERGIRCDVALKALCKRKGIQVEGAHLIGVDSLGMDVRVFSGSEVQTHRFPFRIRAKSELVAEKQIEQLLLPRSRRKKLRSQGNNFQGVESY